The genomic DNA GGTGCGTCTCGGTGGTGCCGAGGTAGTGGCCGACTTGGCGAACCGCAGGGACCGCGGGACGTTTGGTTGCGGTCATGTCGACCTTGCGACCGGGCAGCACAACCATCGCCGCTTCGCTTTGCACCACCTTGCCGCCAGTCGTTTTGAAGGTCGACATCAGCGACAGTTTCTTCTGGTCGCCGCCAGCAGCATCCCACGGGATCCAGATGCTGTACGACGCACCGAGATCCGATTCGCTGAAGTGCGATGTAAATTGCTCTTTGGTAAAGCGGAATCGCTTGATGCCATCGGAGTGCTGCGCCGAAGCCAACGCTTCATCGAAGCCGTGGATCGTCAGTTCCCCTTCGACCGGAACCGCTTGGCTGTGGTCGTTGTAGAAGTAGACTCGCCCGCCAAATCCGCGTGTCGGTGTCCGTCCTGGTTGGACGAGAATGTCGGGCGTCCAGGTGACCGCCATCTTCACCGGGTTGGGGTACGGTTTGGGTGGCTTGTCTTTGTTCCAGGGCAACTTGGCCGACCAAGATTCACTCTTGGGTGCCGTTGCACAACCCGTCGCGATCGGACATGCCGCGAAGATCAGAATGAAGAGGAATTTTTTCATCGGAGAATTATCCAAGAAGGTTTTCACTGCGAGATCGGGTTGGCGAGTCGCCCGTGTCGGGCGACTCTGGGAGCTTTCCATTCAGCCGTCTCGGCGATGCGAGACGGCTTGGTTCGGATCGCCCTTGGTGGGCGATCGGCCGCTAGCGTTGAGGCGTTCCGGCGGCGGGTGCGGCCATCGGAGCGTTGTATTGAACCGGCGTCGCATAACCTGGCGGCATCGCATAGTTGTTGGGCGTCGCCTCGTTTTGCATCGAGAAGACTTCCATTGGAACGCGTTGCTGTGGTTGCATGTTTAACGCCGAATCAGCCGCTTGGATGGGAGTCGCTTGTTCGATCAATCCCGGTGCCTGTGGGATCGCTGGAACCTCGCCGCTCGATTCGTAGGGGACCGTCTGCACAGGTTGCTGGCTAGGATCGATCGGCCGCTGTTGCAGGCTGCCCGGAACGATCTGTTCTCCTGGACCCAGCAATGGATCTTGTGGTGCGGTCGGGAAGTGATCGACGGTTGGGTGCATGTCGGGATAGATCATGGCACCAACTGCTGGGCCCCACAGACCGTATCCGCCACGCAAGCCCGCGTCGCCGTGCAGCTCGACTACGTCGGCTAGACAGTAGCTCATGCGGCTCGATTCGGCATCGTTGATCAATTGGATGTCCTCTTCGCCGTTGACGACCCGCGGTGTCAGCACGATCAACATCTCGGTTCGCTCTTCGATCTCTTGGTCGAATCGGAACAACTGGCCCAGGATCGGGATGTCCGAGACGTAGGGAACACGTCGGCTGAACTGACGACGACTCTTCGTGATCAATCCACCAAACACCACGGTCTGTCCCGACATCGCGGTCACAGTTGATTGAGCTTGTGTGATCAAGATCTGCGGCGAGATGATCGGATTGTCGTTGCTGTCGGTCGCAATCGGTTGGCCATTGTTTGGATTCGGATCGACGTTCGACCGTTGGGCGTCGACGTTCATTACGATCAACCCATCCTGGCCGACGCGTGGCGTGACCCGCAGGATCAACCCCAAGTTGATGTCTTGGGTGGCGATCACGGTGCCCGAGTTGGCGTTGCCGGCTTGCACCGATTCGATCCGCGGGAACAGCGAACCGACCTGAACGTAACCCTCGGTACCGTCGAGCGTCATGATCTGCGGACGGCTGAGGATCTGAGCCCGGCCCGAGTCTTGCAACATCCGTAGCAACAGGTTCACCGATTCGCTGGCCGCCGAAAGGACAAAGCCACCGTAGCCAAACTCGCTGCTTTGACGTCCCAGAGCAAAGGCGGAAGCCACTTGCCCGGCAAGGTTTTCCTGGTCGTAGGTGTTGGCGTTTGGCAGGCCTGGCGACGAATTCGGAAGGAAGTTGAAGCCGGGTGTGCTGGAGGTTGCACTTGCCACGCCGCGATCGAACAGAACCGAATCTTGCAAACCGAGTTCGGTGCCAAATTCAAATCCGTCGGTCAGAGTGACTTCGGCCAACACGACTTGGATCATGATCATCGGCGGGCGACGATCCAATTGATCGATCACGCGGCGAACGTCTTCATACAGTCGCGGCGAGACGCTGATCACCAGGCTGTTGGTACGGGCTTCGGGAACGACGATCAAGTCGCGTTCGGGAAGGTCGTACGGGCCAAGGTTTTGGCTGAAAAATTGGTTCCGCGATTGCAGCTGCGACTGTTGGTTAACAAAGTCTTGCAGCGCGGTCGCGACGTCCGCGGCGGCGGCGTTTCGCAACCAGATCGTCTCGGTGATCCGAGCCGAAAAACCTTCGGTGTCCAGTCGGATCAACAAGCTCTCGACGACTTCCAGATCGGTCGCACTGCCGCTGGCAATGATGCTGTTGGTCCGGATGTCGACGGCGAATCGCAGCGCGATCAACGAAGTCTCGCTGTTGCTGGTCTGCGTCATCGCGGCCAGGTTCCCGACACCGCTGCTGTTGGTCTGCCCCTCGGCGGAAAACAACTCTTGCAGCGAAGTCGTCAATTGAGTGGCGTCGCCGTTGACGATGGTAAAGACCTTGACCACGCTCTCGGCACCCGGCAGTTGATCCAACTGAGTGATCAATTCGCCGATCAATGGCATGCTGGCCGCCGGAGCGCGAACGATGATCGCGTTGACGTTGGCATCGGCGGTGACGACGACTCCCGACAGGATGCCCGAATCGAGCGTCTTGTTTCCTTGCGCGTCGACCGACAGGATCGACAGCGTGCTCGAAGGGATCGTGGTGTTGTCGGGAACGTCTTCGGGTTGCCCCGAGATCGCTGCTTGCAGAACCGGTTGCAGATCTTCGGCGAAGGCGTTCTTCAGTTTGAAGACCTTCAGTTCGCTCTCGGCCCCGGTCGCGGGAGCATCCAACTGTTCGATCATCCGTTCGACTTCCAACATGTCCCGAGGCGATGCCTGGGCGATGATCGAATTGGATCGATAGTCGGCGATGATCCGCGCCCTAGCGCCCAAGCCGGGGCGAAGATCTTCGTTGCCGCTGGGTCGATCGACAAAGAAACCTTGCACGGTGGCTTGGACATCCAGGGCGGATGCGTGTTTCAGATTAAAGACGCGAAATTGCGAAGCGACATCCACCGGTTGATCGACTTTTTTGATCAGATCGATCACCCCGGCAACCGCTTCGTCGCGACCGATCAACAGGATCGCATTGGGTTTATCCAACGCGGTGATGCTGACTTGGCCTTGGCGAGGTGCCAGAACCTGTTCGTACAATTGGTTCACGATCTCCGCGACGGCATTGCTGTTGGCATGCTCCAACGCGACGACTTCGACCTTCGGCTGCGTGACCGCACTCTGCTCTTCGATCTGTTTGATAACTTCCATCACGCGTTGGACGTCGCGTTTAGCACCGCGAACGATGATCACGCCCAGCTCGGGAACAAATTCGATCTGCACGTCGCCAAACAGACCGTTGAAGGCATCGTCGCCGCCGGCATCGCCCGCTTGGCCATCGTCGCCTCCGGCTTGTCCGTTGCCCGCAGCGGCTTGGCGTTGCATGACTGCACGCAACAGCGGATTGTCGCGACCGCCACCGGCGACGCCGATCGTGTCGTCCTCTTGAGCGACGACGGGACGGATGTCCGATAGCAATCGCACGGCGCGGCGGATCGGTGCTTGTTCGGCATTTTCGATTCGCATCAATTGAGTCGCCACGCCGGGGTGGTGCTCTTGGCGATCGATCGTTTCGATGACGCGCTGCCATCCGTTGATCGAAGTCTTCGGCGCGACGACGGTGACTTTGTTGTCGCGACGATCGATCTGTACTTTGGTAGTGCCAGCGTGTGCGCTGGTGATGTCGAAGCTGGCAAGTTCGCCGTTCCGCTGTGTGGTGACAGGCAATTTGCGTCCTGCCAAGCGAGCCAGTCCATCTTCAAAGTCGCGCCACGATGCGTTGTGAAGCGCGAACTGAGCACGCACAGGTTGACCGACGTTGGCACTCACCTGTTGGATCTCTGGCGATCCTTTGACCGCTTGGTGCACGTTCCGTTGGATCTCGTCGTGAAGCCCAGCCGGTGCCATCACCAACAACTGGCCCGTCTTCTCGTCGCCC from Rosistilla oblonga includes the following:
- a CDS encoding secretin N-terminal domain-containing protein; amino-acid sequence: MLNRTAMLLILVLTLAIPAFSQPPVTGNVYPVQNGPAGQLAPRVRQMLAQANQVGEVVIDRTNNRLIVRGGPDAQRVAAESIAALDVVQVTTASDKPVLRALPVPADRLHEIERNVGLQYRKNVDVRITGDEKTGQLLVMAPAGLHDEIQRNVHQAVKGSPEIQQVSANVGQPVRAQFALHNASWRDFEDGLARLAGRKLPVTTQRNGELASFDITSAHAGTTKVQIDRRDNKVTVVAPKTSINGWQRVIETIDRQEHHPGVATQLMRIENAEQAPIRRAVRLLSDIRPVVAQEDDTIGVAGGGRDNPLLRAVMQRQAAAGNGQAGGDDGQAGDAGGDDAFNGLFGDVQIEFVPELGVIIVRGAKRDVQRVMEVIKQIEEQSAVTQPKVEVVALEHANSNAVAEIVNQLYEQVLAPRQGQVSITALDKPNAILLIGRDEAVAGVIDLIKKVDQPVDVASQFRVFNLKHASALDVQATVQGFFVDRPSGNEDLRPGLGARARIIADYRSNSIIAQASPRDMLEVERMIEQLDAPATGAESELKVFKLKNAFAEDLQPVLQAAISGQPEDVPDNTTIPSSTLSILSVDAQGNKTLDSGILSGVVVTADANVNAIIVRAPAASMPLIGELITQLDQLPGAESVVKVFTIVNGDATQLTTSLQELFSAEGQTNSSGVGNLAAMTQTSNSETSLIALRFAVDIRTNSIIASGSATDLEVVESLLIRLDTEGFSARITETIWLRNAAAADVATALQDFVNQQSQLQSRNQFFSQNLGPYDLPERDLIVVPEARTNSLVISVSPRLYEDVRRVIDQLDRRPPMIMIQVVLAEVTLTDGFEFGTELGLQDSVLFDRGVASATSSTPGFNFLPNSSPGLPNANTYDQENLAGQVASAFALGRQSSEFGYGGFVLSAASESVNLLLRMLQDSGRAQILSRPQIMTLDGTEGYVQVGSLFPRIESVQAGNANSGTVIATQDINLGLILRVTPRVGQDGLIVMNVDAQRSNVDPNPNNGQPIATDSNDNPIISPQILITQAQSTVTAMSGQTVVFGGLITKSRRQFSRRVPYVSDIPILGQLFRFDQEIEERTEMLIVLTPRVVNGEEDIQLINDAESSRMSYCLADVVELHGDAGLRGGYGLWGPAVGAMIYPDMHPTVDHFPTAPQDPLLGPGEQIVPGSLQQRPIDPSQQPVQTVPYESSGEVPAIPQAPGLIEQATPIQAADSALNMQPQQRVPMEVFSMQNEATPNNYAMPPGYATPVQYNAPMAAPAAGTPQR